A genomic segment from Malaclemys terrapin pileata isolate rMalTer1 chromosome 1, rMalTer1.hap1, whole genome shotgun sequence encodes:
- the LOC128839856 gene encoding olfactory receptor 52K1-like, whose product MAGETRSPDGNVSYTDFILLGFSGLQEFHPLLFIPFFCLYLVNVVANCTVIYTIQVEESLHSPMYLLISLLSAVGLCSTNAIMPQMLLAFLFHSGRVSLPSCLAQMFFIYLMIGMDSSVLLMMALDRYVAICKPLHYMNISMVCPMVVLASRLPFCQSNVIQHFACEHIALVSLACSSTSRNSILGMVVGAVILLFDTVCILASYASIVHTALQIASGSLRRKAFHTCSTQLLVMFFMYSSFLSSSIVYQAGQAISQDVHNLLSCIYLLLPSTVNPIIYGMRTKEIKQRVLRSFRRRHVAGAEPHEAFPARDDKALPSAAKKQALGATAEDIGG is encoded by the coding sequence ATGGCAGGAGAGACACGAAGCCCAGACGGGAATGTCTCCTACACAGATTTCATCCTGCTCGGattctctgggctgcaggagtTTCACCCTCTCCTCTTCATTCCGTTCTTCTGTCTTTACCTGGTGAATGTGGTGGCGAATTGCACTGTTATCTACACCATCCAGGTGGAGGAGAGCCTGCACTCCCCCATGTACCTGCTGATCTCACTTCTCTCTGCCGTGGGGCTCTGCAGCACCAACGCCATCATGCCCCAGATGTTGCTGGCCTTCTTGTTCCATTCCGGCCGTGTCTCCTTGCCCAGCTGCCTGGCCCAGATGTTCTTCATCTACCTGATGATCGGAATGGACTCTTCTGTTCTCCTGATGATGGCGCTGGACAGGTACGTCGCCATCTGCAAGCCGCTGCACTACATGAACATTTCCATGGTCTGCCCCATGGTCGTTCTAGCCTCCAGGCTGCCTTTCTGCCAGTCCAACGTCATCCAGCATTTCGCATGTGAGCACATAGCCCTGGTGAGTCTGGCCTGCAGCAGCACGTCCCGCAACAGCATCTTGGGCATGGTGGTGGGAGCCGTCATCCTCCTCTTCGATACCGTCTGTATCCTGGCCTCGTACGCCTCCATCGTCCACACAGCCCTGCAAATCGCCTCAGGCAGCCTACGGCGGAAAGCCTTCCacacctgcagcacccagctgCTGGTGATGTTTTTCATGTactcttccttcctctcctcctctatCGTGTACCAGGCTGGCCAGGCCATCTCGCAGGACGTGCATAACCTGCTGAGCTGCATCTACCTGCTACTCCCATCCACCGTCAACCCCATCATCTATGGCATGAGGACAAAAGAGATCAAGCAGCGTGTCCTGAGGTCCTTCAGGAGAAGGCATGTCGCCGGTGCTGAGCCACATGAGGCGTTCCCTGCTCGGGATGACAAGGCTCTGCCCTCCGCCGCAAAGAAACAGGCCCTTGGAGCTACCGCAGAAGACATTGGAGGATAG